Proteins encoded within one genomic window of Parolsenella massiliensis:
- a CDS encoding C40 family peptidase → MKIRTHIARATVAVALGATVLTGLPTLAIADTSAELQAKLDEANAHLNDLYSQAEQVSEQVNQTQVDLDNTNSEIEQKQAELASAQDTLSKRVASNYKTGGVSLVSILFDSTSFEDLVNRVTYASKVSDSDAQVIQQVKDIQNELNEKQSQQEQLLADQQSQQAELNDKVNEAQSYVSSLDQQVQDALAKEQAEREAQQEAERKAAEEKAAQQNNYVPEGNANAGNNNSNNNTNTNTNTNNGGGSDNGGSSNSGNSGNSGGYSGGGNLSSSARDIIISTAYSKIGCGYVYGASGPSNYDCSGLVQACYAAAGISVSHSSGSLAGYCNKPASQAEPGDIVWRAGHVGIYIGGGTTIEAMSPSQGVTYGSLSTFVRAGSPA, encoded by the coding sequence TTGAAGATTCGTACGCACATTGCCCGCGCCACGGTGGCCGTCGCCCTTGGCGCCACCGTTCTCACCGGCCTGCCCACGCTGGCCATTGCCGATACGTCCGCTGAGCTCCAGGCCAAGCTTGACGAGGCCAACGCCCACCTCAACGACCTGTACTCCCAGGCCGAGCAGGTAAGCGAGCAGGTCAACCAGACCCAGGTGGACCTCGACAACACCAACTCCGAGATCGAGCAGAAGCAGGCCGAGCTCGCGAGCGCCCAGGACACGCTCAGCAAGCGCGTGGCCTCCAACTACAAGACTGGTGGCGTCTCGCTCGTCTCCATCCTCTTTGACTCCACGAGCTTCGAGGACCTGGTGAACCGCGTCACGTACGCCTCCAAGGTGAGCGACTCCGATGCCCAGGTCATCCAGCAGGTCAAGGACATCCAGAACGAGCTCAACGAGAAGCAGTCCCAGCAGGAGCAGCTCCTCGCAGACCAGCAGTCCCAGCAGGCCGAGCTCAACGACAAGGTCAACGAGGCCCAGAGCTACGTGAGCTCGCTTGACCAGCAGGTCCAGGATGCCCTGGCCAAGGAGCAGGCCGAGCGCGAGGCCCAGCAGGAGGCGGAGCGCAAGGCCGCCGAGGAGAAGGCCGCCCAGCAGAACAACTACGTTCCCGAGGGCAACGCCAACGCCGGCAACAACAACTCCAACAACAACACGAACACCAACACCAACACGAACAACGGTGGCGGCTCGGACAACGGTGGCAGCTCCAACAGCGGCAACTCCGGCAACTCCGGTGGATATTCTGGCGGCGGCAACCTCAGCTCCAGCGCCCGTGACATCATCATCTCCACCGCCTACAGCAAGATCGGCTGTGGCTACGTCTATGGCGCCTCTGGCCCCAGCAACTACGACTGCTCCGGTCTCGTCCAGGCATGCTACGCAGCTGCCGGCATTTCCGTGTCGCACAGCTCCGGCTCCCTTGCCGGCTACTGCAACAAGCCGGCCTCCCAGGCCGAGCCGGGTGACATCGTGTGGCGCGCTGGTCACGTGGGCATCTACATCGGCGGTGGCACCACCATCGAGGCCATGAGCCCCTCGCAGGGTGTGACGTATGGCAGCCTCTCGACCTTCGTTCGTGCAGGTTCGCCGGCTTAG